The DNA segment ACGCTTTGGCTCCTTAACTACAGCATAAGCAAAAGTTACCCATGTAGAGACGTTTCATGAAACGTCTCTACATTTTTTTGAGAAATATTTTATTAGCATTCACAATATAAACTTTGTTACAGCTATACTCCACCCCCTACAGCAAATTCTGCAAATTCTATATATGACAAATGACCAATGACCAATGACCAATGACTAATTACTTATCTTCGCAAACTGCGAGGATCGAGAGCATCTCTCAGACCGTCTCCCAGTAAATTAAAAGACAGCACGGTGAGAATAATTAATGCAGCTGGCGGCCAAATTAACCAAGGTTGCAACACCACAATTGAAGCATTGCTGGCTAAAGAAAGCATATTGCCCCAAGAAGGATCAGGTTGTTGAATTCCCAAACCAATGAGACTTAAAACAGCTTCCGCACCAATAAAACCAGGAACTGCCAATGTCGCCGAAATAATTACATAGGTAGCAGTTTGGGGCAAAATATGGCGGATAATAATGTAAATTGGCTTACCACCCATTGCTCTAGCCGCTTGGACAAATTCTCGCTCTTTTATCGATAACACCTGTCCCCGAATTACCCGCGCTAACCCCGCCCAACTAATCACCGAAGTAATCACGACAATTAGTAAAAAGCGCTGGGTGCTGGTTAAACCTGGTGGTAAGACTGCGCCCAAGGTCACTAATAGATAAATTCCAGGGAAAGTCATGAGGACTTCGGCAACACGCATAATCACGCTATCAATCCAACCGCCGAAATAGCCAGAAATCCCACCAATTATTAGACCTAGGGGAAAGGTAATCATCACCCCGATAATTCCAATAAACATACTAATGCGACCACCATGCAGCAGACGGCTGAATTGGT comes from the Nodularia sp. NIES-3585 genome and includes:
- a CDS encoding ABC transporter permease; protein product: MNWWQRLQKNPLARFGAVLLLIFYVAVIAADFVAPYNPLASQPNGSLLPPTQIYWFSQSGQRQFIGPHVYPTTQGDTDLETGDRLLIVDLEKPIPLRLFVSGAEYRLFQLRLPLPPSWDEVTISPGIRVNWHLFGTAGAANINILGTDDQGRDQFSRLLHGGRISMFIGIIGVMITFPLGLIIGGISGYFGGWIDSVIMRVAEVLMTFPGIYLLVTLGAVLPPGLTSTQRFLLIVVITSVISWAGLARVIRGQVLSIKEREFVQAARAMGGKPIYIIIRHILPQTATYVIISATLAVPGFIGAEAVLSLIGLGIQQPDPSWGNMLSLASNASIVVLQPWLIWPPAALIILTVLSFNLLGDGLRDALDPRSLRR